The Actinomycetota bacterium genomic sequence GTTATTCACAACAGGGATGAATATATTCCTCTTGAGAACATTATTAACGCTTCCAGGATTTATACCGATATAATGCTTGATATCGGAAAAATAATCTAAATATTAAGCAGGCTTAATATTTCTTCTTTGATTTTTATAAAATCAGCTGATGAAAACACGCTGATGTCTCTTGGCTTTTTTAAATTTATTTCCAGAATTTCAATGACCGTTGCGGGTCTTTTTGATAAAACATATATCTCATCTGAAAGAAAAACAGCTTCATCTACCGAGTGGGTTATAAAAAGTATTGAAGACCGGAATCTGCTTATAAGTTCCTGAAGCCAGAGCTGCATTTTTCTTCTGGTTATTGCGTCCAGTCCTCCGAAAGGTTCATCAAGAAGCATGATGTCATTAGAAAACATGTATGAGCGCAGGAAAGCTGCTCTTTGCTTCATGCCTCCCGAAAGCTGGCTTGGATAGTAATTCTCAAATCCTTTCAGGCCGAAGACTTCAAAGAATCCCAGAGCTGTTTTTCTTGCAGATTCCTTTTCTTCACCTTTAAGGACAACAGGCAGACTTACATTATCAAGAATTGTAAGCCATGGCAAAAGAAGATCTTTCTGGCGC encodes the following:
- a CDS encoding ABC transporter ATP-binding protein; the protein is MNDKIKVTEIKKSYSDLDTIENISLTLKENRIVSIIGPSGCGKTTLFEIISGLDRPDRGSVFIEGIEYTGRTGRVSYMRQKDLLLPWLTILDNVSLPVVLKGEEKESARKTALGFFEVFGLKGFENYYPSQLSGGMKQRAAFLRSYMFSNDIMLLDEPFGGLDAITRRKMQLWLQELISRFRSSILFITHSVDEAVFLSDEIYVLSKRPATVIEILEINLKKPRDISVFSSADFIKIKEEILSLLNI